A single window of Sphingobacteriales bacterium DNA harbors:
- a CDS encoding T9SS type A sorting domain-containing protein, which produces MLLSAAAFSVSAQTTVRTLQWEGTTRSYRLHLPPDYSSSTALPLIINMHGLGSNAWQQEAYSGMNNIADTAAFVVAYPDGLQDAASQTTYWNCGFMSPYHSGSDDVGFIQAMMDSISAQYNIDQDRIYACGMSMGGFMSYRLACELEERIAAIASVTGVAVDSVFHYCQNTRPVPLLHIHGTADSTVPYEGGAGLGGTIMMPVQEAVNFWVARNQCPELPPQITDLADSNTADGCTATHTVYTSCEKGSRVELYRINGGAHTWPGAPISIGVTNQDFNASETIWLFFKDYRRSQFAPDTATALAAVNPLLYNIAPNPFEENLSIQTEEAATVMITDMNGKLLLQQHFAAAAKETIATQHWNSGLYAVCIIPDKKGQASVHKKIIKP; this is translated from the coding sequence ATGCTGCTAAGTGCAGCCGCTTTTTCGGTATCGGCACAAACTACGGTGCGCACTTTGCAGTGGGAAGGCACCACTCGCAGCTATCGCCTGCATCTGCCGCCGGATTACAGCAGCAGCACTGCCTTGCCCCTCATTATCAACATGCACGGCTTAGGCTCCAATGCCTGGCAACAAGAGGCGTATTCAGGAATGAATAATATCGCCGATACTGCTGCTTTTGTAGTAGCGTATCCCGATGGCTTGCAAGATGCCGCTTCTCAAACTACTTATTGGAACTGCGGTTTTATGTCTCCTTATCATTCAGGCTCAGATGATGTGGGCTTTATTCAGGCAATGATGGACAGCATTTCGGCTCAATATAATATAGACCAAGACCGTATCTATGCCTGCGGTATGTCAATGGGCGGTTTTATGAGCTATCGGCTGGCTTGCGAGTTGGAGGAGCGCATCGCTGCCATTGCTTCGGTGACGGGTGTGGCGGTGGATAGTGTGTTTCATTATTGCCAAAATACGCGCCCCGTGCCTTTGTTGCACATACACGGCACTGCCGACAGCACCGTTCCCTACGAAGGCGGCGCGGGCTTGGGCGGCACGATAATGATGCCTGTGCAAGAGGCTGTCAATTTTTGGGTAGCCCGCAATCAGTGCCCCGAATTGCCGCCGCAAATCACCGACCTCGCCGACAGCAATACCGCCGACGGCTGCACCGCCACCCACACCGTATATACGAGTTGCGAAAAAGGCAGCCGCGTGGAACTCTATCGCATCAACGGCGGCGCACATACTTGGCCCGGCGCACCTATCAGCATCGGTGTTACCAATCAGGATTTTAATGCCAGCGAAACGATATGGTTGTTTTTCAAAGATTACCGCCGCTCGCAATTTGCGCCCGATACTGCTACGGCTCTTGCTGCCGTCAATCCTTTGCTTTACAACATTGCACCCAATCCTTTTGAAGAAAATTTATCTATACAAACAGAAGAAGCTGCTACCGTGATGATTACGGATATGAACGGAAAATTGCTACTGCAACAACATTTTGCGGCTGCCGCCAAAGAAACCATCGCCACACAGCACTGGAATAGCGGACTGTATGCCGTTTGCATCATTCCCGATAAAAAAGGACAGGCTTCTGTACACAAAAAAATCATTAAACCCTGA
- the sufC gene encoding Fe-S cluster assembly ATPase SufC, with the protein MLHIKNLHASVEDRAILKGLNLEVKAGEIHAIMGPNGAGKSTLASVLAGKEDYEVTEGEILLNGKNLLEMDIEERAREGVFLAFQYPVEIPGVTISNFLRTAVNESRKYRGLEEMTTVEFIKQIREKMDLLEIHPDFMKRSVNEGFSGGEKKRNEILQMAMLQPVLAILDETDSGLDIDALRIVSNGVNTLKNDNMGIIVITHYQRLLDYIVPDFVHVLYQGKIVKTGTKELALELEEKGYDWIKEESEIVG; encoded by the coding sequence CTGTTACACATCAAAAATTTACACGCTTCGGTAGAAGATAGAGCCATTTTGAAAGGTTTGAATTTGGAAGTAAAAGCCGGTGAAATACACGCTATTATGGGACCCAACGGAGCCGGAAAAAGCACTTTGGCTTCGGTATTAGCCGGAAAAGAAGATTATGAAGTGACCGAAGGCGAAATTTTGCTCAACGGAAAAAATTTATTGGAAATGGATATTGAAGAGCGCGCCCGCGAAGGAGTGTTTCTGGCGTTTCAGTATCCGGTGGAAATTCCGGGTGTCACCATTTCCAATTTTTTGCGCACGGCTGTAAATGAAAGCCGCAAGTACAGAGGCTTGGAAGAAATGACTACGGTGGAGTTTATTAAGCAAATACGCGAAAAAATGGACTTGCTCGAAATTCACCCCGATTTTATGAAACGCTCCGTGAATGAGGGGTTTTCGGGCGGCGAAAAAAAGCGCAACGAAATTTTGCAGATGGCGATGTTGCAGCCGGTGCTGGCAATACTCGACGAAACCGACTCCGGCTTGGATATTGACGCGCTGCGCATTGTGTCGAATGGTGTAAATACCTTAAAAAACGACAATATGGGTATCATTGTTATCACGCATTACCAACGTTTGCTGGATTATATCGTTCCCGATTTTGTACATGTATTGTATCAGGGAAAAATCGTGAAAACCGGCACCAAAGAACTGGCTTTAGAATTGGAAGAAAAAGGCTACGACTGGATTAAAGAAGAAAGCGAAATAGTGGGATAG
- a CDS encoding L,D-transpeptidase family protein, with protein MKKNKIIWLTIFLIFLGVAVYYFFPEDKLPADTQIDKLVVYKSKRQLLAYSNGQLVKTYKISLGRQPIGDKEFEGDKKTPEGLYIINDKNPNSGYHKNLGISYPNKDDIENAKRLGKPTGGDVKIHGLRNKTGFIGKFHRWYDWTLGCIAVTDEEIDELYSAVKIGTPIEIEP; from the coding sequence ATGAAAAAAAATAAAATAATATGGCTGACAATTTTCCTTATTTTCTTGGGAGTGGCAGTTTATTATTTTTTTCCGGAAGACAAACTTCCAGCAGACACACAAATTGACAAACTTGTTGTGTATAAATCAAAAAGACAATTATTGGCATACTCAAACGGACAACTTGTAAAAACATATAAAATTTCTCTCGGCAGACAACCAATCGGGGACAAAGAATTTGAAGGAGATAAAAAAACACCCGAAGGACTTTATATCATTAACGACAAAAACCCGAATAGTGGTTATCATAAAAACTTAGGTATTTCTTACCCAAACAAAGACGACATTGAAAATGCCAAAAGACTTGGTAAGCCTACCGGTGGTGATGTTAAAATTCACGGACTTAGAAACAAAACCGGATTTATCGGTAAGTTTCATCGCTGGTATGACTGGACTTTAGGTTGCATTGCGGTGACAGACGAAGAAATTGACGAACTTTATAGCGCAGTAAAAATTGGGACACCAATTGAAATTGAACCTTGA
- the sufB gene encoding Fe-S cluster assembly protein SufB produces MNDFQTTIDQLTQSDYKWGFVSDIEADNAPKGLNEGIIAFISHKKNEPDWLLKWRLEAYRHFCTLQEPEWANVRYDKPNLQDIIYYSAPKKPKELKSLDEVDPEILATFEKLGISLDEQKRLSGVAVDAVIDSVSVKTTFQEELATLGIIFCSFSEAVQKYPDLVRRYLGTVVPPTDNYYAALNSAVFTDGSFAYIPKGVRCPMELSTYFRINSAGTGQFERTLIVAEDESYVSYLEGCTAPMRDENQLHAAVVEIIAERKAEVKYATVQNWYPGDPQTGKGGIYNFVTKRGICKGERSKISWTQVETGSAVTWKYPSVILKGDHSVGEFYSVAVTNHFQQADTGTKMIHIGNDTKSRIVSKGISAGRSHNSYRGLVKVMKGAKNAYNFSQCDSLLIGDRCGAHTFPYIEAASASAQVEHEATTSKIGEEVLFYCRQRGIDTEAATALIINGFVREVMEHLPMEFAVEAKKLLALSLEGSVG; encoded by the coding sequence ATGAACGATTTTCAAACAACCATTGACCAACTTACGCAAAGCGACTATAAATGGGGTTTTGTGAGTGATATTGAAGCCGATAATGCCCCCAAAGGGCTGAACGAAGGAATTATTGCTTTCATTTCGCACAAAAAAAACGAACCTGATTGGTTGCTGAAATGGCGTTTGGAAGCCTATCGTCATTTTTGTACGCTCCAAGAGCCGGAGTGGGCAAATGTGCGCTACGACAAACCCAACCTGCAAGATATTATTTATTATTCTGCTCCAAAAAAGCCCAAAGAACTCAAAAGTTTAGATGAAGTAGATCCCGAGATTTTAGCTACTTTTGAAAAATTGGGAATTTCTTTAGATGAACAAAAACGCCTGAGTGGTGTAGCCGTTGATGCCGTGATTGACAGCGTGTCGGTGAAAACAACTTTTCAGGAAGAACTCGCCACACTCGGCATCATTTTTTGCTCTTTCAGCGAGGCAGTGCAAAAATACCCCGATTTGGTGCGCCGTTATCTCGGAACGGTCGTGCCGCCCACCGACAATTATTATGCAGCCCTCAACTCTGCCGTTTTCACAGACGGCTCTTTTGCCTATATCCCGAAAGGAGTGCGCTGCCCGATGGAACTTTCCACTTATTTTCGTATCAACTCGGCAGGAACGGGGCAGTTTGAGCGCACCCTCATTGTGGCAGAAGACGAAAGCTATGTGTCGTATTTAGAAGGTTGCACCGCCCCTATGCGCGACGAAAATCAACTGCACGCCGCCGTGGTGGAAATTATCGCCGAGCGCAAAGCCGAAGTAAAATACGCCACCGTGCAAAACTGGTACCCCGGCGACCCACAAACGGGCAAAGGCGGTATTTATAATTTTGTCACCAAACGCGGCATCTGCAAGGGGGAGCGTTCTAAAATATCATGGACACAGGTAGAAACCGGCTCTGCCGTTACGTGGAAGTACCCAAGCGTTATTCTCAAAGGCGACCATTCGGTGGGCGAGTTTTACAGCGTTGCCGTTACCAACCATTTTCAACAGGCGGATACGGGTACTAAAATGATACACATCGGCAACGATACCAAAAGCCGCATTGTGAGCAAGGGAATTTCGGCAGGGCGCAGCCACAACAGCTATCGCGGCTTGGTGAAGGTGATGAAAGGTGCAAAAAACGCCTACAACTTTTCGCAGTGCGACTCGCTGCTCATCGGCGACCGCTGCGGCGCACATACATTTCCGTATATAGAAGCTGCCTCCGCCTCCGCACAGGTAGAGCACGAAGCCACCACGAGCAAAATCGGGGAGGAAGTGTTGTTTTATTGCCGTCAGCGCGGCATAGATACCGAAGCCGCCACCGCACTCATCATCAATGGCTTTGTGCGCGAAGTAATGGAGCACCTGCCGATGGAATTTGCCGTAGAAGCAAAAAAACTACTCGCCCTTTCATTGGAAGGAAGTGTAGGATAA
- a CDS encoding endonuclease MutS2 encodes MTTQQHSPSYRPKVAQLYPKEVYAKLEFDKILEILEKSCQSALGKRHVAAIQPQFNPDLVLRLLTQTEEFVRIEGNSHFEFPTDNYLDLHDELALLRIEASVLTAEQIFRVFKVLHTTQRIVHFFNNKEGENQAIFPELYVIVQKIAVDKDLLNAIKAILDEEGRLRNNASSELQRIRKNISLKYAEINNAFRRLLGEFKKNNWLTEDEESVRNGRRVLAVPSELKRKIKGVILDESATGKTTFIEPQETLQLNNELFELQLEEKREIYRILKTLTAHIRQHHESLGQYQNVLGILDFIRAKAKLALQINGVKPYLSNDRTMEWQQAYHPLLLLRNQRQQKNTVPLYLRLSPAERVLVISGPNAGGKSVSLKTVGLLQLMLQTGLLVPVKALSTFMLFEQIFVDIGDEQSLENDLSTYSSKLINMKYFLDFANAKTLFLIDEFGSGTDPRFGGAIAESILEDLNRRFCYGVITTHYSNIKIFASETKGIINGAMSYSNETLQPLYRLQVGQPGSSYAFEIAQKSGLKGDILDKARQKVGADYQQFDHLLSSLQSEKTTLMQKDAEVSKLLEENKKLKQEYEEKSRFLDKNTKKILLKAEQDTLFALQQTNKRMENMLREFTEQKEKETLQQLKNEVQQERKILEEKIADLQESVFVNDKEDAIAIGSVVLLRDGVQRGTVLEINGDTALLEFGSLKTRAKLKELTLVQQPKAAAKVTTRLHTFERSLEFDATLDVRGLRSHEALAEVERLMDNALMLNADRLKIIHGKGDGILRKQIRQYLRKYPAALHISDEDPQYGGDGITIIQL; translated from the coding sequence ATGACCACACAACAACATAGCCCTTCGTATCGTCCCAAAGTGGCTCAACTGTATCCCAAAGAGGTGTATGCCAAGCTGGAATTTGATAAAATATTGGAAATTCTTGAAAAATCGTGCCAAAGCGCACTCGGAAAACGCCACGTGGCAGCTATTCAGCCGCAATTTAACCCCGATTTGGTGCTGCGCCTGCTGACCCAAACCGAGGAGTTTGTGCGCATTGAGGGCAACAGCCATTTTGAATTTCCTACCGATAATTATTTAGACCTCCACGACGAACTCGCCCTGCTGCGCATTGAGGCTTCGGTGCTGACGGCGGAGCAGATTTTTCGTGTTTTCAAGGTATTGCACACCACGCAGCGCATTGTCCATTTTTTTAATAATAAAGAGGGCGAAAATCAGGCGATTTTTCCCGAATTGTATGTCATCGTTCAAAAAATAGCGGTGGATAAGGATTTGCTCAATGCCATCAAGGCGATTTTGGACGAAGAAGGCAGGCTGCGCAACAATGCCTCATCCGAATTGCAGCGTATCCGCAAAAATATCAGCCTCAAATATGCCGAAATCAACAATGCTTTTCGCCGCCTGCTGGGTGAATTTAAGAAAAATAACTGGCTCACCGAAGATGAAGAAAGTGTGCGCAACGGACGGCGCGTGCTGGCGGTGCCTTCGGAGCTGAAACGCAAAATAAAAGGCGTGATATTGGACGAGTCGGCGACCGGAAAAACTACTTTCATTGAGCCGCAGGAAACCCTGCAACTCAACAATGAGTTGTTTGAATTGCAGTTGGAAGAAAAACGCGAAATTTATCGTATTTTAAAAACCCTGACAGCGCACATACGGCAGCATCACGAGTCTTTGGGGCAGTATCAGAATGTGCTGGGGATTTTGGATTTTATACGCGCCAAAGCCAAATTAGCCCTGCAAATCAACGGTGTGAAACCCTACCTCTCCAACGACCGCACTATGGAGTGGCAACAAGCCTATCACCCTTTGCTGCTGCTGCGCAACCAAAGGCAACAAAAAAATACCGTTCCGCTCTATTTGCGCCTTTCGCCCGCCGAGCGGGTTTTGGTCATCAGCGGTCCCAATGCGGGCGGCAAATCGGTGAGCCTCAAAACGGTGGGGCTGCTGCAACTGATGTTGCAAACGGGTTTGTTGGTGCCGGTAAAGGCACTTTCTACTTTTATGTTGTTTGAGCAAATTTTTGTGGACATCGGCGATGAGCAATCGCTCGAAAACGACCTGAGCACTTACAGTTCCAAGCTCATCAATATGAAATATTTTTTGGATTTTGCCAATGCCAAAACCCTCTTTTTGATAGATGAGTTCGGCTCGGGTACCGACCCGCGCTTCGGCGGTGCCATTGCCGAAAGTATTTTGGAAGACCTCAACCGCCGTTTTTGCTACGGTGTTATCACCACGCACTACTCCAATATCAAAATTTTTGCTTCCGAAACCAAAGGTATTATCAATGGGGCTATGTCGTATAGCAACGAAACCTTACAGCCCCTCTACCGCTTGCAGGTGGGGCAGCCCGGGAGTTCTTATGCTTTTGAAATTGCTCAAAAAAGCGGCTTAAAAGGAGATATTTTGGACAAAGCCCGACAAAAAGTGGGCGCAGATTATCAGCAGTTTGACCATTTGCTTTCTTCTTTGCAAAGCGAAAAAACTACCCTGATGCAAAAAGATGCAGAAGTGAGCAAACTATTGGAAGAAAACAAAAAACTGAAGCAGGAATACGAAGAAAAATCGCGCTTTTTGGATAAAAACACCAAAAAAATACTCCTCAAAGCCGAACAAGACACGCTCTTTGCTTTGCAGCAGACCAATAAGCGCATGGAAAATATGCTGCGCGAATTTACGGAGCAAAAAGAAAAGGAAACCTTGCAACAACTCAAAAATGAGGTGCAGCAGGAGCGCAAAATATTGGAAGAAAAAATAGCGGATTTGCAGGAGAGCGTATTTGTAAACGACAAAGAAGATGCCATAGCAATAGGCTCGGTGGTGCTGCTGCGCGATGGGGTGCAGCGCGGAACGGTATTGGAAATCAACGGCGATACGGCTCTTTTGGAGTTCGGCTCGCTGAAAACCCGCGCCAAACTCAAAGAACTGACCTTGGTGCAGCAGCCCAAAGCCGCCGCCAAAGTTACCACGCGCCTCCATACTTTTGAGCGGAGTTTGGAGTTTGATGCTACCTTAGATGTGCGTGGCTTGCGCAGCCACGAAGCCCTCGCCGAAGTGGAACGACTGATGGATAATGCCCTGATGCTCAATGCCGACCGCCTCAAGATTATTCACGGCAAAGGAGACGGTATTTTGCGCAAACAAATACGCCAGTATCTTCGCAAATACCCCGCCGCACTCCATATTTCCGATGAAGACCCGCAATACGGCGGCGATGGTATTACGATTATCCAGCTTTGA
- a CDS encoding aspartate kinase, producing MKVFKFGGASVKDADGFRNFARILQRYANDSVMVILSALGKSTNALEEIQAAYIKRDNERLTMLFETLCQKHIELTEQLFDKKEQKKAVQADLEGFFQQMQQQFGQEPNANPAFLYDQIVSKGEQLSTVIAAHFLRAQGLKCQWIDVRNYIKTDNTYREGTVDWAETSKYIRQLQQETAAQTGIWITQGFLGGTPEGFTTTLGREGSDYSAAIFAHCLDAESLSIWKDVPGILNGDPRIVKDAQLIGELSYEEAIEMAFYGATVIHHKTVKPLQNKDIPLYVRSFINPDVEGTVIRSRVSAQQLPLIALKTNQILIDVYTKDFSFIDGAQLGKIVSLLSKYNITPHLSQNSAISYTTCVTHNHRIAELLDELSLYFDVRYQGPIEILTIRHFNDEVIAKQLGSRKVILQQKDDQTETLYMVIEGSSGIRK from the coding sequence ATGAAAGTTTTTAAATTCGGCGGAGCTTCGGTAAAAGATGCCGATGGGTTTCGCAACTTTGCCCGTATCCTCCAACGTTATGCCAACGACAGTGTAATGGTGATTTTGTCGGCATTGGGCAAAAGCACCAATGCCTTGGAAGAAATTCAAGCTGCTTACATCAAACGCGACAACGAGCGGCTGACGATGCTGTTTGAAACCTTGTGCCAAAAACATATAGAGCTTACGGAGCAGCTTTTTGACAAGAAAGAACAAAAGAAAGCCGTTCAAGCCGATTTAGAGGGTTTTTTTCAGCAAATGCAGCAGCAGTTTGGGCAAGAGCCTAACGCCAATCCCGCTTTTTTGTACGACCAAATCGTATCCAAAGGCGAGCAGCTTTCTACCGTGATAGCGGCTCATTTTTTGCGGGCGCAGGGTTTGAAATGTCAGTGGATAGATGTACGCAATTATATCAAAACCGACAATACATACCGCGAAGGTACGGTGGATTGGGCAGAAACGAGCAAGTATATACGCCAACTGCAACAGGAAACCGCCGCACAAACGGGTATTTGGATAACACAGGGATTTTTGGGCGGCACACCCGAAGGATTTACCACCACACTCGGTCGCGAAGGCTCGGATTACAGTGCGGCTATTTTTGCCCATTGTTTAGATGCCGAGAGCTTGAGTATCTGGAAAGATGTGCCGGGGATTCTCAACGGCGACCCGCGCATTGTAAAAGATGCACAGCTCATCGGCGAGTTATCTTATGAAGAAGCGATAGAAATGGCATTTTACGGAGCAACGGTGATACATCATAAAACCGTAAAACCTCTTCAAAACAAAGACATTCCTTTGTATGTGCGCTCCTTTATCAATCCAGATGTGGAGGGTACGGTGATACGCTCGCGGGTGTCGGCGCAGCAGTTGCCGCTGATTGCGCTCAAAACCAACCAAATTTTGATAGATGTTTATACGAAAGATTTCTCTTTTATTGACGGCGCACAATTGGGAAAAATCGTGTCTTTGCTGAGTAAATATAATATTACGCCGCATTTGTCGCAAAACAGTGCTATCAGCTACACCACCTGTGTTACACATAACCATCGCATTGCCGAATTACTTGATGAGTTGTCGCTGTATTTTGATGTGCGTTATCAGGGACCTATTGAAATTCTCACTATTCGCCATTTCAACGATGAAGTAATTGCCAAACAATTGGGCAGCCGCAAAGTGATTTTGCAGCAAAAAGACGACCAAACCGAAACACTTTATATGGTGATAGAAGGCAGCAGCGGGATACGCAAGTAA
- a CDS encoding SufE family protein, translating to MPRMEQIERDIIEEFEYLCEPLERYEYLIDIGKKMNDFDEKLRTEQNIVKGCQSTVWLAGALQADGTMHYQADSNTVITKGIIALLLRVLNGQTPDIVQTAPLHFIDAIDLRSHLSAQRSNGLNAMVQRIRQIAAQAQSSKPPQS from the coding sequence ATGCCCCGCATGGAACAAATAGAACGGGATATTATTGAAGAATTTGAATATCTCTGCGAGCCTTTAGAACGCTACGAATACCTCATTGACATCGGAAAGAAAATGAATGATTTTGATGAAAAATTGCGTACCGAACAAAATATAGTGAAAGGTTGCCAATCTACGGTGTGGTTAGCGGGTGCGCTGCAAGCCGATGGAACAATGCACTATCAAGCCGACAGCAACACTGTTATTACCAAAGGAATTATCGCTTTGCTGTTGCGGGTGCTCAATGGCCAAACACCCGACATTGTACAAACCGCCCCTTTGCACTTCATTGATGCCATTGATTTGCGCAGCCATTTGTCGGCGCAACGCTCCAACGGACTCAATGCTATGGTACAGCGCATTCGTCAAATAGCGGCACAAGCGCAAAGCAGCAAGCCGCCACAATCTTGA
- the sufD gene encoding Fe-S cluster assembly protein SufD — MQQTLLQQIQETFNSFQNNLNDSLHNGLQGKRQAALQHFLELGFPTSALEDWKYSNPAKIVEHIKSIASPQKTAAVHSINVPPAPFESNVVVLYNGQYIAEKSAFLDKSLQVCSLENALEQAKNTAVHEVFNQIADSEQAAWVALNTAFAQGVWIQVPPHTSLQYPVYLLFLYDNPQAQQLRQSRCLVHIADHSEAVFYEEHRNLGTTALYTNQVTEIRAADHSTTEYVQIQNEASQAAYFGSTNTAIAADAVFKIFTLSLKGNWLRNDLNLHLTANNASCYLNGLYVADEKQFMDNHTFVNHIQPNCYSNEIYKGIATDKAKTVFNGKIKVHIDAQKTNAYQQNRNILLSDTAQMFAKPQLEIFADDVKCSHGCTIGQLNEAALFYMRARGISEASARRLLLQGFASEVVHGISHAALRDYALKLIGEKMVG, encoded by the coding sequence ATGCAACAAACATTATTACAACAAATACAAGAAACTTTCAATAGTTTTCAAAACAACTTAAACGACTCTTTGCACAATGGTTTGCAAGGAAAACGCCAAGCTGCTTTACAGCATTTTTTGGAACTCGGTTTTCCGACCTCTGCGCTGGAGGATTGGAAATACAGCAATCCTGCCAAAATTGTAGAGCACATAAAAAGCATTGCAAGCCCGCAAAAAACGGCAGCAGTTCATAGCATCAACGTGCCGCCCGCCCCTTTTGAAAGCAATGTAGTGGTGCTGTACAACGGACAGTATATCGCCGAAAAATCTGCTTTTTTAGATAAATCTTTGCAAGTGTGCAGCCTCGAAAATGCCCTTGAACAAGCCAAAAATACCGCCGTACATGAGGTTTTTAACCAAATCGCCGACAGCGAACAAGCGGCGTGGGTAGCTCTGAATACGGCTTTTGCGCAGGGCGTGTGGATACAAGTGCCTCCGCATACCTCCTTGCAATATCCGGTGTATCTCTTGTTTTTGTACGACAATCCGCAGGCTCAACAACTTCGTCAAAGCCGCTGTTTGGTACATATCGCCGACCACAGCGAAGCCGTTTTTTACGAAGAACACCGCAATTTGGGAACAACGGCTCTTTATACCAATCAGGTGACAGAAATCCGCGCTGCCGACCACAGCACCACCGAGTATGTACAAATACAGAATGAAGCCTCACAAGCTGCATACTTCGGCAGCACCAACACCGCCATAGCCGCCGATGCCGTTTTTAAAATTTTTACCCTTAGCTTGAAAGGAAACTGGCTACGCAACGATTTGAACCTGCACCTCACCGCCAATAATGCTTCGTGTTATTTGAATGGCTTGTATGTAGCCGATGAAAAACAGTTTATGGACAACCATACCTTTGTCAATCATATTCAGCCCAATTGTTACAGCAATGAAATATACAAAGGTATTGCCACCGACAAAGCAAAAACAGTGTTCAACGGCAAAATAAAAGTACATATTGATGCACAAAAAACCAATGCTTACCAGCAAAACCGCAATATTTTGTTGAGCGATACGGCTCAAATGTTTGCCAAACCGCAGTTAGAAATTTTTGCCGATGATGTAAAATGCTCGCACGGCTGCACCATTGGTCAGCTCAATGAGGCGGCACTTTTTTATATGCGGGCACGCGGTATCAGCGAAGCGAGTGCGCGGCGTTTGTTGTTGCAGGGCTTTGCTTCCGAAGTGGTGCATGGCATCAGCCACGCCGCTTTGCGCGATTATGCTTTGAAACTTATCGGTGAAAAGATGGTGGGGTAA
- the trxB gene encoding thioredoxin-disulfide reductase: MEKVKCLIIGSGPAGYTAAIYAARANVKPVLFTGLVPGGQLTQTTDVENYPGYPEGIMGPEMMEDFRKQAERFGTDIRYEMVSSVDFSRRPFTVTLDGGKSLQADTVIVSTGASAKWLGLPSEQRLNGNGVSACAVCDGFFYRNQEVAIVGAGDTACEEALYLSKLCSTVHMLVRRDTMRASKIMQERVLSTPNIKIYWNSEAEEILGDSVVEAMRIVHRNSGEKQEIPITGFFVAIGHQPNTDLFKGILDMDKEGYLITQNGSTRTNIEGVFAAGDCQDKIYRQAITAAGTGCMAALEAERYLAHQEYLESQYLAG, translated from the coding sequence ATGGAAAAAGTAAAATGTCTCATCATCGGCTCAGGTCCGGCGGGTTATACGGCAGCCATTTATGCGGCGCGTGCCAATGTCAAGCCCGTATTGTTTACAGGATTGGTGCCGGGCGGTCAGCTCACCCAAACCACCGATGTTGAAAATTATCCGGGTTATCCCGAAGGCATTATGGGACCCGAAATGATGGAAGATTTCCGCAAGCAGGCGGAGCGTTTCGGTACGGATATCCGCTACGAAATGGTGAGCAGCGTAGATTTTTCGCGCCGTCCGTTTACGGTTACTTTGGACGGGGGCAAGAGCCTCCAAGCCGATACCGTTATCGTGAGCACGGGAGCATCTGCCAAGTGGCTCGGATTGCCTTCGGAGCAGCGGCTCAACGGCAACGGCGTATCTGCCTGTGCCGTCTGCGATGGTTTTTTCTACCGCAATCAGGAAGTAGCCATTGTAGGGGCAGGCGATACGGCTTGCGAAGAAGCACTTTATTTGTCTAAGCTGTGCAGCACCGTACACATGCTCGTGCGCCGCGATACGATGCGGGCTTCCAAAATTATGCAGGAGCGCGTGCTGAGTACGCCCAATATCAAAATATACTGGAATTCCGAAGCCGAAGAAATTTTAGGCGACAGTGTAGTAGAAGCTATGCGCATTGTGCATCGCAATTCCGGCGAAAAACAGGAAATTCCCATCACCGGATTTTTTGTAGCCATTGGTCATCAGCCCAATACCGACTTGTTCAAAGGGATTTTGGATATGGACAAAGAGGGTTATCTCATTACCCAAAACGGCAGCACCCGCACCAATATAGAAGGGGTATTTGCCGCCGGCGACTGTCAGGATAAAATCTATCGTCAGGCGATTACCGCCGCCGGCACGGGTTGTATGGCAGCCCTCGAAGCCGAGCGTTATTTAGCGCATCAGGAATATTTGGAGTCGCAGTATCTTGCGGGATAA